The genomic interval GATCGCCGCGCCCGAGGCCTGCGCCGCCTCGGACAGGGCGCGCAGCAGGCCGACCACGCCGCCCTCCGGGATGGCGACCGCGCCTTGCAGGCCGCTCATCTCCTGCGACGCGGCCCAGAGCAGCGCCAGCGCCGAGCCGGCTTCCGGCGGCGCGGCGCCGCAATCGGCCGCGGCGAAGACGAGCGCGCCACGCAGGGCATCCGACTCGAACGCGGCGGCGACGAAAGCGCAGGCGCTGGAGACGCTGAGGCGTTCGAACAGAGCGCGCGGACGCGGCTTGAGGCCGGCGAGCGTGTCCGCCACCGGCCTGTCCTCCCACCAGGAGGGGCGCAGCGCGCGGGCGAGCGCGAAGAGATCGCGGCGGAAGCCGGCATAGGCGAGCGCATCGGCCGGCGAGAGGGCGGCGAGGCTTCTGGCGGTGGCGTGGCGGTCGCGGCCGATCACCGCATTGGCGCCGCCCTGGCGCAGCGCGGTGAGGCTGAGATCGCGCATCGCGAACTTCAAGCCGTGCCGGGCGAGCCTGAGCTCCCGGACGACGAGCGGATCGAGCGCGCTCAGCGTCGCGGCGCCGGCATGGCCGTAGAGGATCGCGGAGCGCTCCAGCAATTGCGCGCGCAGGCCCGCCTTGGCGAGGAGCGAGACGGCGATCAGCCCCTCGACCCCGCCGCCGACCACCAGTGCGTCGAATTCCTCGCTCATGCGAGCCTGCCCGCGCGCAGATCGGCGATCAGGGCCGCGGCGGCGATGGCGCCGGCGCTGCCGGTCGCCAGCGGGCCGGCGGCGGAAGACGGACCGGCGAGATAGAGCCCGTCGACCGGCGTGTACGGACAGCCGCGCTCGAAGCCGGGCCGGAAGGCGAACATCTGGTCGGGCGCGATCTCGCCGCCCAAGGGATCGCCCGCGGTGGCGCTCAGCGCTTCTTCCAGGTCGGGCGGGACCAGCAGCTCGAATCCCAGGACGCTTTTCTGGACGCCGGGCAGGACCTCCTCGATGGCGGCGAAGACGCGCCTGGCGAGCAGGTCGCGCTTCTCCCGCGTCCAGGCGCCGTCGAACGGCGTAAAGGGGACGCAGCCGATCGTCGCCGTCAGCGTCGCCGCGCCGATCGGCGCCAGCGCCGGATCGGACGCCGAGCAGACGCGCAGCGTCGCCGGCAGGCGCTCCGCCAACACGCCGCCGCGCCAGGCGGCGTGTGCTTCGACCAGGCCGCGGATGTCCGGCGTGACGTGCACCGGACCGCGCGGCAGGCGCTCCGGCCGCTCGCCGAGCGCCAGGAGCAGGCGCGCGGTGGAGCCGGCGGTGCGGAAATGCGCGATCCGGCCGATCGCCGGCTTGGGCAGTTCGTTCCACGGAAACATGGAGAGGAAGGTGCGCTTGAGATCGAGGGTGGAGATCACCGCGCGGGCCGCGACCTCGCTGCCGTCGGCATGGCCGACGCCGGCGACGCGGCCCTTGTGACAGCGGATATCGCTGACCTCCAAGCCGCAGGCGATCTCGGCCCCCGCCTCGCGCGCCGCCGCCGCGAAGGCCGTGCCGAGCCCGCCGAGCGCGCCGCGCCACACGCCGCCCGCCGGGCGGACGAGCAGATGGAGCGCCGTGCCGGCGGCGAGCGGATCGGCGGCGCGGCCCTCCAGCGCGCCGGCGGCGGCGAGCGCCGCCTGCTCTTCGCTGGGCGCGAATTCGGACAGGAGATCGGCGAGCGCGCGATGGTTCCAGCTTTCGGCCGGCCAGTCCGCCCGCGCCTCTTTCGCGAACGGATTCCAGCGCGACGACGGCGGCGGCGCGGGCAGCCGCGCCCGCGCCAGCGCCGCGGCGCGGCGCGCGCCGACGGCGGCGTCCAGCTCCCGCAGCGGCACGGCGATCGCCCTCTTGTCCGGCCAGACCGCCATCGCCGGCGCGGGCGGCGTCGCCCAGGCGCCGTGGCGCGCCAGATCGAGCGACCAGAACAGCCCATCGTCGATCGGCGCGACGTCGTCGGCGAAGGGCGCGGCGAAGAAGCCGGGATGGAATTGCCGCGTGGCGAGCAGCCCGCCGGGATGCGGCTGGCGCTCGAGCACGACGGCGCGCAGGCCGGCGCGGCCGAGCAAGGCGGCCGCCGCCAGCCCATCCGCGCCGGCGCCGATGATCGCCGCGTCATACCGCTCCGCCACTCGCCACTCCCACGAGGGGCCCTTTGGGCCCCACGGATAGTAACCCTGAAACGGAACAATATCGGCGCAATGACAAAGGGCGGAAACAGATGTTTCCGCCCTTTGGTTAACGATATTCCGCGAAGCTTAGACGACGCCGCGCTTATGTTCGCCGATCACGATACGGCCGGGATTGAACGCCCGCTTGAAAACGCCCATCGCCTTGCGAGGCTCGGCGTCGCCGCACATGAATACGTCGAAGGCCGCATAACCCTTCTCCGGCCAGGTATGGACGGAGATGTGGCTTTCGGCCAGCACCGCGACGCCGGAGATCCCGCCGCCATCGGTGAAGGTGTGCAGGTGAATATGAAGCAGGGTTGCGCCCGCTTCCTTCACCGCGTCGATCAGCGCCTGTTCGATACGGTCGCGGTCGCCGAGGCCTTCCGCTTCCCACAGGTCGATGATCAGGTGCGAGCCCGCATAGGTCAGCCCATTGCGGGTAATGAAGTGATCCTTCTGCTGATCGTCGTTGTCCGCGACGGGCACAACGGGAGCAACATGGGGACGAACGGTCTTCGCGGAAGTGCGGACTCGGGGAGCCCTGGCTTCTTTGGTCGCCGCAACAAGTTCGAGTCTAGCCATTTCGGGCACCTACCCAGTTAAGAGTTGACACCTGCGCCTTGGCCTTACGGACTTCCGGACGCGTCTCAAGAAGAAAGCGGCGGACGGTAACGCCGTCGCGCCGCTTCAGTCCCCTTTCGGAGACTGAGGGGGAATATAGGTACGCCGTCCCCGCATGCAAGAACTTTTGTCACTCAAGTGTAAAGTTTTTGCCGGCGCGTGGCGCGCGCGACGCGCGGCGACGCGCTCTCGACTCCGTTTCCGGCGCGCCTTAGAAGGCACTCTCCTTCCCGTCACGCTGTCACATTTCCCGCGGAGCAGAGTCATGGCGAACAGTTTCAAGGAGCGTCTCCACAAGGGTTACGCGCAGTCCATCGAGCTGGCGGGCAAGCCGCTCGTCGAGGAAAAGAGCCAGTTCCAGCGCATCCGCATCTTCGACAGCGTCGCCAACGGACGCGTCATGACGCTCGACGACATCGTCCAGATCACCACGCGCGACGAAAGCGCCTACGCAGAAATGCTTACGCATCTGCCGATCTTCGAGCACGGCAAAGTCGAGCGGGTGATGATCGTGGGCGGCGGCGACCTCTCCATCGCCGACGAGGCGCTGAAGCACAAATCCGTGAAAGAGGTCGTTCTCGTGGACATCGACGGGCGCGTGGTGGAGCTCTGCCGGGAACAT from Rhizomicrobium sp. carries:
- a CDS encoding FAD-dependent oxidoreductase produces the protein MAERYDAAIIGAGADGLAAAALLGRAGLRAVVLERQPHPGGLLATRQFHPGFFAAPFADDVAPIDDGLFWSLDLARHGAWATPPAPAMAVWPDKRAIAVPLRELDAAVGARRAAALARARLPAPPPSSRWNPFAKEARADWPAESWNHRALADLLSEFAPSEEQAALAAAGALEGRAADPLAAGTALHLLVRPAGGVWRGALGGLGTAFAAAAREAGAEIACGLEVSDIRCHKGRVAGVGHADGSEVAARAVISTLDLKRTFLSMFPWNELPKPAIGRIAHFRTAGSTARLLLALGERPERLPRGPVHVTPDIRGLVEAHAAWRGGVLAERLPATLRVCSASDPALAPIGAATLTATIGCVPFTPFDGAWTREKRDLLARRVFAAIEEVLPGVQKSVLGFELLVPPDLEEALSATAGDPLGGEIAPDQMFAFRPGFERGCPYTPVDGLYLAGPSSAAGPLATGSAGAIAAAALIADLRAGRLA
- the speD gene encoding adenosylmethionine decarboxylase; the protein is MARLELVAATKEARAPRVRTSAKTVRPHVAPVVPVADNDDQQKDHFITRNGLTYAGSHLIIDLWEAEGLGDRDRIEQALIDAVKEAGATLLHIHLHTFTDGGGISGVAVLAESHISVHTWPEKGYAAFDVFMCGDAEPRKAMGVFKRAFNPGRIVIGEHKRGVV
- a CDS encoding NAD(P)/FAD-dependent oxidoreductase, whose amino-acid sequence is MSEEFDALVVGGGVEGLIAVSLLAKAGLRAQLLERSAILYGHAGAATLSALDPLVVRELRLARHGLKFAMRDLSLTALRQGGANAVIGRDRHATARSLAALSPADALAYAGFRRDLFALARALRPSWWEDRPVADTLAGLKPRPRALFERLSVSSACAFVAAAFESDALRGALVFAAADCGAAPPEAGSALALLWAASQEMSGLQGAVAIPEGGVVGLLRALSEAAQASGAAIRTGAAVARLTVAGGAATGVELATGEIVTAPLVLSALSRRRTLLDLLPSGEVGLGAARALGRPTEAFGAATLVFALSPGFDTGLAAGTRMVIAERLETYETALAAIRLGLVPREPVLELVMFPAGRTLTVRAWPVAPSYDRNALVRTVTAMIERHAAGFAQAITNTDVLEPPDGEPFAVARLFAGAAERIETPVRGLLLCGIDAEPAHALSGRAARQAAGMAVARHIRARLA